A region of Nerophis ophidion isolate RoL-2023_Sa linkage group LG28, RoL_Noph_v1.0, whole genome shotgun sequence DNA encodes the following proteins:
- the LOC133545477 gene encoding oocyte zinc finger protein XlCOF6.1-like isoform X2: MSTLQMLRALVDQRLTAAVEEIFVVLERTIAEYEAELCRTKEDYNQLLDAVFKKHQVVLHRTDVQQVSAESHEEIPSKQQEWSSSVGQKELQAPSHIKEEEEELWEQLQRLEEANNEDEAQSLQLHHSQSEENRGAELVSQHITEADGEHCEDIKSEPDSIFAPLSDMDHMMSDSSDHSDHIQKPLETKNDSKDDTRHHTNNKHFDCSECGKSFRRKSNFTVHMRIHKGEKHFSCSVCKKSFSTKLIMTRHMRTHTGEKPFTCSVCKKSFSIKESVTRHMRTHTGEKPFLCLVCPKRFSMNDQMKRHMRTHTGEKPFLCSVCPKRFSMNDQMKRHMRTHTGDKPFTCSV, encoded by the exons atgtctacattacaaatgttgagagcgttggtggatcagcgactaactgctgccgttgaagaaatatttgtagtgttagaaagaacgatagcagaatacgaggcggaactttGTAGAACAAAAGAGGATtacaatcaactactggacgctgttttcaagaaacatcaagttgtgttacacagaacag acgtccagcaggtgtcagcagagagtcatgaagagattccctccaagcagcaggagtggagctctagtgtgggacagaaggagctacaggccccctctcacattaaagaggaagaggaggaactgtgggagcagcttcaaaggttggaggaggcaaataatgaagatgaagctcagtccttacagcttcatcacagtcaaagtgaggagaacagaggggcggagcttgtaagtcagcacatcacagaagctgatggagagcattgtgaagatataaagtcagaaccagacagcatttttgctccactgtcagacatggaccacatgatgtcagactcttctgatcacagtgaccacatccaaaaacctttggagactaaaaatgactctaaagatgatacaagacatcacactaacaacaaacactttgactgctctgaatgtgggaaatcatttagacggaagagtaattttacagtacacatgagaatacataaaggagagaaacatttttcttgctctgtttgtaagaagagtttctccacaaagcttatcatgaccagacacatgagaacacacactggagagaaaccttttacttgctctgtttgtaagaagagtttctccataaAGGAAAGcgtgaccagacacatgagaacacacactggagagaaaccttttctgTGCTTAGTTTGTCCCAAAAGATTCTCCATGAATGACCaaatgaaaagacacatgagaacacacactggagagaaaccttttctgTGCTCAGTTTGTCCCAAAAGATTCTCCATGAATGACCaaatgaaaagacacatgagaacacacactggagataaaccttttacttgctctgtttga
- the LOC133545477 gene encoding uncharacterized protein LOC133545477 isoform X4, producing the protein MSTLQMLRALVDQRLTAAVEEIFVVLERTIAEYEAELCRTKEDYNQLLDAVFKKHQVVLHRTAAVDFPETLRVNTRPWTYTSDYQTSSRCQQRVMKRFPPSSRSGALVWDRRSYRPPLTLKRKRRNCGSSFKGWRRQIMKMKLSPYSFITVKVRRTEGRSL; encoded by the exons atgtctacattacaaatgttgagagcgttggtggatcagcgactaactgctgccgttgaagaaatatttgtagtgttagaaagaacgatagcagaatacgaggcggaactttGTAGAACAAAAGAGGATtacaatcaactactggacgctgttttcaagaaacatcaagttgtgttacacagaacag ctgccgtcgacttccccgagacactgcgcgtcaacacccggccgtggacgtacacttccgactatcag acgtccagcaggtgtcagcagagagtcatgaagagattccctccaagcagcaggagtggagctctagtgtgggacagaaggagctacaggccccctctcacattaaagaggaagaggaggaactgtgggagcagcttcaaaggttggaggaggcaaataatgaagatgaagctcagtccttacagcttcatcacagtcaaagtgaggagaacagaggggcggagcttgtaa